Part of the Etheostoma cragini isolate CJK2018 unplaced genomic scaffold, CSU_Ecrag_1.0 ScbMSFa_4664, whole genome shotgun sequence genome, TTTTATCAGTGTGCCTACTACTTAGTACACAtccaaataaaaactaaacgtACGCGTTACGCGTTTTAACCCTCCAGAGACcttttaaaaatctatttaagaCCCGTTTCCCAGAAACTGCTACGACGTAGCTAGCgctgaacccaccagactccatttataAAAACAGTACTTTAGCGTGTGTAGAGCCAACTCATTGTCTCATGTAAATGGGTAAACGTCGTGTTAAGGTCGACCAACACTAGAGTTGGAATGGCTGTAAAATTGTCGAGAAGACCAGAAACagctttttatagttttatttggtttctgtcaACTTCGAACAAAGTGTGtaatacaatgctaaaattactttATATTTACATGGAGCCTGGCAGGTTTACAGAGGCAAGCAAACTATATAAAACATACTAGCccagttttatatatatatatatacatatatatatatatacacacacacacacacacacagtatgttgaGTTACaaaccataataataataataataattaaaataataatcatttacCCAAAGAAGAGGAGTGCAGCCGTTCCCATGTTGAAGCTGCAGAAAGTGTCTCTGCTGTGTCTCTGAGGAAGAAAAAGCTTCTCCTCTGCACCAGGTGGGCTGATCACCtggttgtcatggcaacaacaTTCACACCTGAGGCTGGTTGAGTCTGATTACACCTGGAggtcttcttctccttcttcttcttcttcttcttcttcttctactctgAACTcacctgaagaaaaacaaagaagcacacaactttaaaatgtgtgtgtgtgtgtgtgtgtgtgtgtgtgtgtgtgtgtgtgtgtgtgtgtgtgtgtgtgtgNNNNNNNNNNNNNNNNNNNNNNNNNNNNNNNNNNNNNNNNNNNNNNNNNNNNNNNNNNNNNNNNNNNNNNNNNNNNNNNNNNNNNNNNNNNNNNNNNNNNgtctagacctctctataatctacagatagagcaggtctagaccactctataatttacagatagagcaggtctagacctgctctatctgtaaattatagagcaggtctagacctctctataatttacagatagagcaggtctagaccatcaAACTAGTTGTGAGCAAATGgttgtgtaaataaagtttgGACAATTTTCTTGTCTTCCTGTCGTGAGGACCAATCAGATTCCATCGacacatttaatgaaaaaacacaaaaacacacacatctacacacagcttataaaaatacactttgtacaacatgaacaagaTTTCATCATCACAGGTCTGAGATCCTGCTTTCTGATTGGACGGAAAGTTCTCtgcaggtcaaaggtcagcagttgcaggtcaaaggtcagcagcTAGaagccttcctcctcctcacagcCGTAATCTGGAAAACACAAATCAatcataattaataaataaaaattataaataagtaaaaaaaataaaaaaataataaatagataaagaaaagacattGACTCTAAGTGGACACATACGatacctttcacaataaaactaaaatgacaaaGTAAAGCCCTCCAGAATAAAAGCCCGGACTGACCTCCAACGAGCTGCAGAGCGCTGacacactcctcctcctccaccaccacctcttccccctccccctccccctccgcCATTGCGATGGCAAGGGAGGGGGACGGGGGGGCAGCAGAGTGAGCTACTGCCATGGCGACGGGGCTTTCAGCCTAAAGGCGGCAAACAGATTCAGAAATTAATTAACGGCCAAGCATCCTTATTGatatgtcattaaaataaaacaggtatCACTCTGTAAACAACTTTTACAGGTGGAATCAGCGTCCGATTACAGGTGGAATCAGCGTCCGATTACAGGTGGAATCAGCGTCCGATTACAGGTGGAATCAGCGTCCGATTACAGGTGGAATCAGCGTGATCGTGGTGTAACTCACCTGAATCGCTGCTGCTCTCTTCTTCTTGGATGTGGAGGACAGGAGGAGACGCACCCTGAAACAACAGGAGACATCAAACATCATCCAatcagaaaggaaagaaagaaagaaagatccGTGGCATCTACTCATGGACCTCTCCTTTGTAGTCCCATTTCTTTAATATACGCCCACACAATGTGtaaaaagaactacaacaaTGGCGGCCTGGCGTGTTACCTCTTCCCCATGCTGCTAGCGTTAGCCGCAAGCTCTCGGTCCGCGGCGCTGTTCTTCCTGCGGCGCCGGCGGCCAAGGGGTCGGGGGGGGGCGAGGTCGTGGTCAGAGGTTAGGCTGGGACTGCTGCCCCCCCCACTTCCTGTCCCGCGGCTGTTCAGGTCCCGCAGGACTTCGTAGTTTATCTTACTGgagatcttcttcttctgcagcatCTTCTCGATTGCCTCGCCTGCCGTCAGCGCCGCCGCCGCTGccgccttcttcttcttcttcggctgcacacaggaagtcagggacaggaagtcagagacaggaagtcagagaCGGGAAGTCACACACAGGAAGTAACACAGGAACCTTGTTGGTTCATGTTGGCCCCTTCACTTGAGGCTGGGAGACCCTGTTGGTCCCTGACTTGAGTCTTTGAGACCCTGTTGGCCCTTGACTTGAGGCTGGGAGACCCTGTTGGTCCCTGACTTGAGTCTTTGAGACCCTGTTGGCCCCTGACTTGAGGCTGGGAGACCCTGTTGGTCCCTGACTTGAATCTTTGAGACCCTGTTGGTCCCTCGACTTGAGGCTGGGAGACGCTGTTGGTCCCTGTTGGTCCCTGTTGGCCCCTGACTTAACACTGGGAGACACTGTTGGCCCCCCTGACATGAGACTGGGAAACCCTGTTGGTCCTTTTGGGCCCCTGTTGGTGACTCACCTTCTCCTTGTACGTCccctgttctttttctttctgtatcctctcttctttctctgtaaacacaaacaaccaatcagaagccAGAACCCTGACGatgaaacagccaatcagaagccaGAACCCTGACGgtgaaacagccaatcagaagccaGAACCCTGCTGAGGTGTCCAGACCTTTCTGCTCCTTCAGGTACTCCTCGTTCTGTTTCATCCACAGCTCCGTCTTCACCTGGACCTCCGTCTCGTTCAGGATGTACTGCACAGAAACACAGTCAGGCTTCCTGTCCTCACAccctttcaaagtaaaagcctGGACCAGTTCAGCAGATGAATAAACCAACCTTTTCTATCTCGTGGTCGTCGATCCCGATCAGATCCAGTTCTCCGCTGTCCGAGTGCTCGTCTGTCAACAGGAGAACAAAGAGGACCCCTCAGGACAGAGACCACCACACCAGTCCGGACAGAGACCACCACACCAGTCCGGACAGAGACCACCACACCCGTCAGGACAGAGaccacttattattattattaataaataaagcctGAATACCGTCTGGTTTGTCTCCAGCCTGGCTGAAGGTCTGGAAGGTCTGCTGGAGACTGGCGGCGGCCGGCAGTCTCCCCAGGATGTCGGCCAGGGGGGCAGCCTGGCGATGAGCCCCCGCCCCCTCCACGTCCAACCCCGCCTTTTCCACCTCCAGGCCCGCCTCCACCTTCTGGCCCCGTCCTTCCTCCTCCTGGATCACCTGACACAGGAAGTTTTGGGTCAGGTGATCGGCGGCGGCTCGCAGCTCGTCCTCGTCGCCCTGCGGCACCGCGTCGGGTTCAGACAGCGAGGACGCCACCTCCCCGTCCTCTGGGTCTGGGGACAGGAAAGGGATTCATTTAACAGGGATACAAAATACTACTGTACAGAACCTGGACCAGTACAGACCCTGGACAAGTAGAGACCAGTACAGACCCTGGACAAGTACAGACCAGTACAGACCCTGGACCAGTACAGACCTGTCTCCTTGGCGTAGGCAGCGTAGATTCCTCGGAGCTTCGGTCGACTCTTCTCCAGCTCCGTCTCGATCTCGTCTTTGTAGCAGCTGATCTCTCCTGGGGGACAAATGGACAGACAAGTCCTTTAAAGATGTCCGCAAACCCCGTAGTGTCCTTTAAAGATGTCCCCTTACCCTCTAGTGTCCTCTAAAGTGTCCTTAACCCTCTAGTGTCCTCTGAAGTGTCCTTTACCCTCTAGTGTCCTCTGAAGTGTCCTTTACCCTCTAGTGTCCTCTGAAGTGTCTTTAACCTTCTAGGGTCCTCTGAAGTGTCCTTTACCCTCTAGTGTCCTCTGAAGTGTCTTTAACCTTCTAGGGTCCTCTGAAGTGTCCCCTAACCCTCTAGTGTCCTCTGAAGTGTCCTTAATGAGATTTAGGGACCAACCCTCGACTTCGTCCAGCTTCCTGGCCAGTTCGTGTTCaagctgcagaagaagaagacagaagaGATGATTGGTCGGGTCACTGGTGACCTCATCCAGCAGCAGCCAATGACAGCGAGCATGGTACCTGCTGCATGCGGACTTTGTGCTGCGCAGCGGTGAAGGAGGGGGGGTCACACTCCTGCTCCAGGTCCACCTTCATGAACTCATCGATGGTCAGCTGACTGGTGGGCGTGTCCTCGAACTCCGTCAGCCTGCAACGGAacaataaataatcatcatcatcatcatcatcatcatcatcatagtaagaagaagaagaactggtCTCCTGACCTCTTCCTCAGAGTGGTCTGGCAGACCTTCACCACGCCGATCACGTCCTTCACCGTCCGGCGGAACTTGTGCATCCGAGCCGCCACCAGCAGAGCTGAGGAGACAGGACAACGGGTCAAGTTCTGGATGTTGGTGTCTGCTGTTGCCAGGGAACGGGTGAAGTTGTGGTTGTTGCTGTTGCCAGGTAACCATGCATACCTGCTCCACAGAGCCCAGAGGGCCGGCGGCCCGTGTGCATCCAGTCCCTCTTCATCCTCTGCACTAGACGAAGAGCCGTCATGGAAACCTCGTGAGTCTTCACACCGAACTCCAACATGTGGGCGAACCGAGGGATGTACAGGCAcgggtctggggggggggggggggggNNNNNNNNNNNNNNNNNNNNNNNNNNNNNNNNNNNNNNNNNNNNNNNNNNNNNNNNNNNNNNNNNNNNNNNNNNNNNNNNNNNNNNNNNNNNNNNNNNNNCCCCCCCCCCAGGTGCtcatctgcccccccccccaggagcTCCTCTGATCCCGCCCCCAGGTGCTCCTCTAGCCCCGCCCCCTGCCCAGGAACCTGCAGCTTTAACATGAAGGAAACCTTCCAGACGTCGGCCGCCGAGCTGTACACAACGTTCCTCAGCCAGGAGGTAAAGTACTACTAGTACTGCAGTGGTAATGCAGTAGTGTGCAAGTCTACGTAGTACTGCAGTAGAATACGCTgcattttgacacttttgacaTGTGTGCGTTTCAAAAGTGTCTGTAGTAAACATTGTCCGTATGTccctgtgtgactgtgtgtgtgtctgtttgtgtgtgtgtgtgcctctgtgtctgtgcgtgtgtgtgtgtgtgtgtgtgtgtgtgtgtgtgtgtgtgcatgtctctgtctctctgtgtgtgtgtgtgtgtgtttgtgtctctgtgtctctgtgtgagtgtgtgtgtgtgtctctgtgtgtagtTGGTGCAGGTGTTTACCCGCTCGGCGGCGGTGGTTGACGTGCGGTGCGGTGGGCGGTTCCAGATGTTGGACGGCAGCGTCAGCGGCGAGTTCACCGAGCTGGTCCCTGAACGCAGCATCCAGATGAGGTGGCGCTTCAGGACGTGGCCAAGTGGTACgatgatgtcacagtgatgtcatgatgatACCACAATTATTTCATGGCACTCCTGAGCGTTGTGTTATGTCTCTGCTGGTGCGTTCAGGGACAGTCTGACTCCTGAGcgttgtgtgttgtgtctccAATGCTGCTTTCAGGGACAGTCTGACTCCAGAGTGTTCTGTGTTATGTCTTTGCTGCTGCGTTCAGGGACAGTCTGACTCCAGAGTGTTGTGTCTCCACAGACAGTTACGCTGCTGTGTGTCTGGAGCTTCAACCGCGAGGAGACGAGACGGAGCTGCGGATTTCGTGCAGCGGCGTCCCAGCGGCCGAGGAGGACGTTACCCGAGAGGGATGGAGACGCTTCTACTTCCAGGCCATCAAGCAGACCTTCGGATACTGACCCTGACCCTGAACGTGACCATGAACCAGAACCGCCCCAACGCCccttaaaccttaaaaaaagcgtcaaaaacttAGAAAAATCATAAATCCCGTTCTCACTGACAGTCTGACTCCAGAGTGTTGTGTCTCTGCTGATGCATTCAGGGACAGTCTGACTCCAGAGTGTTGCGTTTCTGCAGATGCGTTCAGGGACAGTCTGAATCCAGAGCATCGTGTGTATTGTGTGATCTGAAGTGTCATctgctttaaagccaataaaaacctgcGTGATGAAATCACATTGTAACATTCTGATGATGGGATCGATTtgattttaaagtgtttccattcattttca contains:
- the LOC117941273 gene encoding transcription factor IIIB 90 kDa subunit-like, which codes for MLEFGVKTHEVSMTALRLVQRMKRDWMHTGRRPSGLCGAALLVAARMHKFRRTVKDVIGVVKVCQTTLRKRLTEFEDTPTSQLTIDEFMKVDLEQECDPPSFTAAQHKVRMQQLEHELARKLDEVEGEISCYKDEIETELEKSRPKLRGIYAAYAKETDPEDGEVASSLSEPDAVPQGDEDELRAAADHLTQNFLCQVIQEEEGRGQKVEAGLEVEKAGLDVEGAGAHRQAAPLADILGRLPAAASLQQTFQTFSQAGDKPDDEHSDSGELDLIGIDDHEIEKYILNETEVQVKTELWMKQNEEYLKEQKEKEERIQKEKEQGTYKEKPKKKKKAAAAAALTAGEAIEKMLQKKKISSKINYEVLRDLNSRGTGSGGGSSPSLTSDHDLAPPRPLGRRRRRKNSAADRELAANASSMGKRVRLLLSSTSKKKRAAAIQAESPVAMAVAHSAAPPSPSLAIAMAEGEGEGEEVVVEEEECVSALQLVGDYGCEEEEGF
- the LOC117941271 gene encoding activator of 90 kDa heat shock protein ATPase homolog 1-like encodes the protein MKETFQTSAAELYTTFLSQELVQVFTRSAAVVDVRCGGRFQMLDGSVSGEFTELVPERSIQMRWRFRTWPSDSYAAVCLELQPRGDETELRISCSGVPAAEEDVTREGWRRFYFQAIKQTFGY